From a region of the Tachypleus tridentatus isolate NWPU-2018 chromosome 1, ASM421037v1, whole genome shotgun sequence genome:
- the LOC143223800 gene encoding uncharacterized protein LOC143223800 translates to MMISVDGSLFLIFSLLCLLLKQNPVFCWLSPTTDLSPNLILFLENTGYTFPLINRTDVSFQPQMLRSKRDADFVYLDDVREFLQQEDYVSAILNYIELTHNRSDSLHCARTSLKAHFKYDLPDQSLDRFERQAAAAIKTANILTNLFLKDSGDTEMIYNEEFYYSLVRVNVESDPFIYASGIGFQRGVFRPRGKIPPLLFTPYAFRQDGYIETKDLATAYNVSYDEDSVGSEWFWQPIERNFTDQRKNNTNFSVASTPLVSGGSDIIVGLSDGRWTSPYLECNDAGNKWLISFSAPFFGRQENTINFR, encoded by the coding sequence ATGATGATATCCGTGGACGGATCtctatttttgatattttctttgctatgtttacttttaaaacaaaacccAGTATTTTGTTGGTTGAGCCCAACAACAGATTTAAGCCCaaacttaatattatttcttgaaaACACTGGCTATACTTTTCCGTTGATAAACAGAACAGATGTGAGTTTTCAGCCACAGATGCTGCGATCTAAACGCGACGCCGATTTTGTGTATTTGGATGACGTGCGTGAGTTTCTCCAACAAGAAGACTATGTTTCGGCTATCTTGAATTACATCGAATTAACGCACAACCGCAGCGATTCCCTACACTGTGCGCGGACGTCTTTGAAAGCGCATTTTAAGTACGACCTACCTGATCAGTCTTTGGATCGTTTTGAAAGACAAGCAGCTGCTGctataaaaacagcaaatatCCTGACGAACCTTTTTTTAAAGGATTCAGGAGATACTGAAATGATTTATAATGAAGAGTTTTATTACTCCTTGGTTAGAGTAAATGTTGAGAGTGATCCTTTCATATATGCTAGTGGTATCGGTTTTCAAAGAGGCGTTTTCCGCCCTCGTGGGAAAATACCACCACTACTGTTCACTCCTTACGCGTTTAGACAAGATGGATATATTGAAACCAAGGACTTAGCAACCGCTTATAACGTTTCTTATGATGAAGATTCTGTTGGAAGTGAATGGTTCTGGCAACCTATTGAAAGAAACTTCACTGACCAAaggaaaaacaacacaaactttaGTGTCGCTTCTACGCCTCTTGTCAGTGGTGGCAGCGACATTATAGTTGGCTTATCTGACGGTAGGTGGACTTCGCCATATTTGGAGTGTAATGATGCTGGAAACAAGTGGCTAATTTCTTTCTCAGCGCCTTTTTTTGGACGACAGGAAAACACCATAAATTTTAGgtag